One genomic window of Cannabis sativa cultivar Pink pepper isolate KNU-18-1 chromosome 2, ASM2916894v1, whole genome shotgun sequence includes the following:
- the LOC115721098 gene encoding protein DAMAGED DNA-BINDING 2: MAPQTRRTTSFPRVIIDNDTDSEQSSSEEEEEEQVEEEEDVAVRNNGMEPEQSLDPKNKGKAPICISLKKVCKVCKKAGHEAGFKGATYIDCPMKPCFLCKMPGHTTMSCPHRIATEFGVIPASHKCSSNQLFYVFERQLGHTRSQVKPVRIIPDQVCCAVIRYHSRRVTTLEFHPTNNNILLSGDKKGQVGVWDFGKVYEKIVYGNIHSCIVNNMRFSPANDGTVYAASSDGTISCTDLETGISLSLLNLNPDGWQGPNSWRMLYGMDLNKERNAVLVADNFGYLYSVDIRSNTKTGEAILIHKRGSKVVGLHCNPVQPDLLLSCGNDHYARIWDMRHIEARSSLYELSHKRVVNSAYFSPLSGSKIVTTSQDNRLRVWDSIFGNLDSPSREIVHSHDFNRHLTPFRAEWDPKDPSESLVVIGRYISENYNGAALHPIDFIDISTGQLVAEVIDPNITTISPVNKLHPREDILVTGSSRSLFVWRPKESESVEPKDEGKIVVCGKDMKRGGGHGDESDNSDGDTFSSKKKNSKGKKSNLKSYKSINKKVKR; this comes from the exons ATGGCCCCTCAAACCAGGAGAACGACGTCGTTTCCGCGTGTGATCATTGATAATGATACAGACTCTGAACAAAGTTCGTccgaagaagaggaagaagagcaAGTGGAGGAAGAAGAGGATGTTGCCGTGAGGAATAATGGAATGGAACCCGAACAGTCTTTGGACCCCAAGAACAAAGGAAAAGCACCCATCTGTATTAGTCTCAAGAAAGTTTGCAAA GTATGCAAAAAGGCGGGACATGAAGCGGGGTTCAAAGGAGCTACTTACATTGATTGTCCGATGAAACCATGCTTCCTCTGTAAAATGCCTG GTCACACTACAATGTCATGCCCACATCGAATTGCAACCGAGTTTGGGGTCATCCCTGCATCCCATAAATGTAGCAGTAACCAATTGTTCTATGTCTTTGAGCGCCAGCTTGGACATACGCGATCCCAG GTCAAACCAGTGCGCATCATTCCAGATCAAGTTTGCTGTGCAGTTATTAGATACCACAGTAGACGAGTCACAACCTTGGAATTTCACCCAACAAATAATAACATCCTTTTATCTGGTGATAAG AAAGGACAAGTTGGAGTGTGGGATTTTGGTAAAGTATATGAGAAGATTGTATATGGAAACATACACTCTTGTATTGTCAATAACATGAG ATTTAGTCCAGCAAATGATGGTACGGTTTATGCTGCATCATCAGATGGAACCATTAGCTGCACTGACTTGGAGACTGGGATTTCATTATCCCTTCTGAACCTTAACCCTGATGGTTGGCAG GGCCCAAACAGCTGGAGGATGTTGTATGGCATGGATCTTAACAAAGAGAGAAATGCTGTGCTAGTTGCTGATAACTTTGGTTATCTCTACTC GGTGGATATTCGCTCCAACACTAAAACTGGTGAGGCAATTTTGATCCATAAGAGAGGGAGCAAAGTTGTTGGACTCCATTGTAACCCTGTTCAGCCAGATCTTCTCTTGAGTTGTGGAAATGATCACTAT GCCCGAATATGGGACATGCGTCATATTGAAGCACGTTCTTCATTATATGAGCTATCACACAAACGTGTTGTTAATTCTGCATATTTCTCCCCACTATCAGGAAGCAAAATTGTTACCACTTCGCAGGATAATCGTCTTCGTGTATGGGACTCTATATTTGGCAATCTAGATTCCCCAAGCCGAGAGATTGTACACAGTCATGATTTTAATCGTCACTTGACTCCTTTTCGAGCTGAGTGGGATCCAAAG GACCCATCTGAGTCCCTTGTTGTTATAGGTCGTTACATAAGCGAAAACTATAATGGTGCTGCCCTGCATCCCATTGATTTCATTGACATTAGCACAGGCCAACTAGTTGCTGAGGTTATTGATCCAAATATTACAACTATTAGCCCTGTAAACAAGCTACATCCACGGGAGGACATTTTGGTAACTGGTAGTTCAAG GTCTCTTTTTGTCTGGCGGCCAAAGGAGTCTGAGAGTGTGGAACCGAAAGATGAAGGAAAGATTGTAGTTTGTGGTAAAGACATGAAGCGCGGTGGTGGTCATGGGGATGAAAGCGATAATTCTGATGGTGACACATTCAGCTCCAAGAAAAAGAACTCGAAAGGTAAAAAATCCAATCTTAAATCTTACAAGTCGATAAATAAGAAGGTCAAACGCTAA